ATGTGTCATGATGCCCAAACCGCAGGTAAGTCGCCCTTCTCCTATATGAATAGATCCTCCGCGTTGCTCCTTGCTCTCGTCCTCCTTGGTGGCTGTCAGGTCCTGGCTCCCACGTCCCCGGAAGATTCATCCGCGGCCGAAGACGTCACCGCCGCCCCGGCAAAGCCCACCGTCTACAGCTCGTTCAGCGAAGAAACGCTGTACAGCCTGTTGAGCGCCGAGCTGGCCGGTCAACGTAATCGTCTGGATATCGCACTCGATAACTACGTGACCCAGGCAATCAATACACAGGACCCCGGCATCTCCGAGCGTGCTTTCCGTATTGCCGAGTATCTGGGCGCCGATCAGGCCGCACTCGATACATCGCTGATCTGGGCCAGAAACGCCCCGGACGACCTTGAGGCGCAACGCGCTGCCGCCATTCAGTTGGCGCGCAATGGTCGCTATGACGACTCCATGGCCTACATGGAAAAAGTCCTGCAAGCCAAAGGCGACACTCACTTCGACTTCCTGGCCCTGTCAGCGATAGAAACAGATGCCGATACCCGTGCGGGCCTGCAAAAAAGTTTTGATCGCCTTCTGATCAAGCATCCGGACAACGGCCAGCTGATTTTCGGCAAAGCCTTGTTGATGCAGCAGGACGGCGATGCAGAAGGCGCGCTGAAGCTGCTGGAAAAAAACCCGCCACAAGACGGTGAGGTTGCCCCGCTTCTGCTGCGGGCCCGCTTGCTGCAAAGCCTCAATCGCGGCGATGAAGCACTGCCACTGCTGAAAAAGAGCATTCGCCAATACCCCGACGACAAGCGTCTGGGGCTCACCTACGCCCGAACCCTGGTCGAACAGAACCGAATGGGCGAGGCCAAGGTGCAATTTGCCAGCCTGGTCCAGCAATACCCCGAAGACGACGAACTGCGCTTCTCCCTGGCGCTGGTCTGCCTGGAAGGCAAGGCCTGGGACGAGGCTGAGGGTTATCTGCAAGAACTGATCGAGCGCGACAGCCATGTTGATTCGGCGCATTTGAATCTGGGCCGTATTGCCGAAGAGCGCAATGACCCCCAGGGCGCGCTCACCGAGTACGCACTGGTAGGCCCCGGCAATGACTACCTGCCGGCACAACTGCGCCAAGCAGATATTCTGGTCAGTCACGGTCGTGGCGCCGAAGCGGCCCGCAAGCTGGCAGCAGCCCGCGATACGCAGCCCGACTACGCCATTCAGCTTTACCTGATCGAGGCCGAAACCCTGGCAGCGAACAACCAGACCGATCGCGCCTGGAATGTGCTGCAACAGGCACTCAAGCAATACCCGGACGATTTGAACCTGCTGTATTCACGCGCCATGCTGGCCGAGAAGCGCAACGATCTTGGTCAAATGGAGCGAGACCTGCGCACCATCATCCAGCGCGAACCCGACAACGCCATGGCCCTGAACGCGCTGGGCTATACGCTGTCGGACCGGACCACCCGCTACGCCGAAGCCAAGGCGCTGATCCAGCAGGCCTACGACCTGACCCCGGATGACCCGGCAGTGCTCGACAGCCTGGGCTGGGTAAATTTCCGCCTTGGCAACCTGGATGAGGCCGAACGCTTGCTGCGCCAGGCCCTGGAGCGCTTCCAGGATCAGGAAGTCGCCTCTCACCTCGGTGAGGCGCTGTGGGCCAATGGCAAACAGCGTGAAGCCAAGCAAATCTGGGCCAAGTTCCTTAAAGAGAATCCTGACAGCCCTCTCCTGCGCAAAACCATCTTGCGCCTGACCGGATCCGAGAATCTTTAATCATGTTTTATCGTCATTTGCGACACCTGATCGCTTTTAGCCTGATCGCCCTGCTCGCCGGTTGCGCGGGCTTCGGCGCCCGCGAATCGGTGGAGGGCCATGGCAGCCCTGCCCTGTGGTCTGCACATAAACAGCAACTGACCCAACTCGACGGCTGGCAAATCAACGGCAAAGTCGGCATTCGCGCCCCTAAAGACTCAGGCAGCGCCACGCTGTTCTGGCTGCAACGTCAGGACTATTACGATATTCGCCTTTCCGGGCCGCTGGGCCGGGGGGCTGCACGCCTGACCGGACGCCCGGGAAATGTAACTCTGGAAGTTGCCAATCAGGGCCGCTA
This genomic stretch from Pseudomonas deceptionensis harbors:
- the lolB gene encoding lipoprotein insertase outer membrane protein LolB, producing the protein MFYRHLRHLIAFSLIALLAGCAGFGARESVEGHGSPALWSAHKQQLTQLDGWQINGKVGIRAPKDSGSATLFWLQRQDYYDIRLSGPLGRGAARLTGRPGNVTLEVANQGRYGAPTPEALLGEQLGWSLPVSHLVWWVRGLPAPGSKSRVTLNADSRLANLEQDGWKIEYLSYVEQNGFWLPERVKLHGPDLDVTLVVKDWQPRLLGQ
- a CDS encoding tetratricopeptide repeat protein, with product MNRSSALLLALVLLGGCQVLAPTSPEDSSAAEDVTAAPAKPTVYSSFSEETLYSLLSAELAGQRNRLDIALDNYVTQAINTQDPGISERAFRIAEYLGADQAALDTSLIWARNAPDDLEAQRAAAIQLARNGRYDDSMAYMEKVLQAKGDTHFDFLALSAIETDADTRAGLQKSFDRLLIKHPDNGQLIFGKALLMQQDGDAEGALKLLEKNPPQDGEVAPLLLRARLLQSLNRGDEALPLLKKSIRQYPDDKRLGLTYARTLVEQNRMGEAKVQFASLVQQYPEDDELRFSLALVCLEGKAWDEAEGYLQELIERDSHVDSAHLNLGRIAEERNDPQGALTEYALVGPGNDYLPAQLRQADILVSHGRGAEAARKLAAARDTQPDYAIQLYLIEAETLAANNQTDRAWNVLQQALKQYPDDLNLLYSRAMLAEKRNDLGQMERDLRTIIQREPDNAMALNALGYTLSDRTTRYAEAKALIQQAYDLTPDDPAVLDSLGWVNFRLGNLDEAERLLRQALERFQDQEVASHLGEALWANGKQREAKQIWAKFLKENPDSPLLRKTILRLTGSENL